From the Lolium rigidum isolate FL_2022 chromosome 2, APGP_CSIRO_Lrig_0.1, whole genome shotgun sequence genome, one window contains:
- the LOC124690497 gene encoding probable aquaporin TIP5-1 — protein MASNLSAHLQHSFSAPALRSYLAEFISTFLFVFATVGSAVSARMLTPDVTSNASSLVATAVAQAFALFAAVFIAADVSGGHVNPAVTFAFALGGHISFLTAALYWASQLLGSTFACFIVHAISAGQAVPTTRIAVEMTGLGAGIMEAMATFLVVYMVHAACDPRAGGRRGTAATAMGSLVIGLVTGACVLATGSLTGASMNPARSFGPAVVSGDFKNQAVYWAGPMIGAAAAALVHQSLVFPPVPAPLQGTVDCGDGGCVI, from the exons ATGGCATCCAACCTCAGTGCTCACTTGCAGCACTCCTTTTCGGCGCCGGCGCTCCGGTCATACCTCGCCGAGTTCATCTCAACCTTCCTCTTCGTGTTCGCCACCGTCGGCTCCGCCGTCTCTGCCA GGATGCTGACGCCGGACGTCACGTCCAACGCCTCGTCCCTGGTGGCCACCGCCGTGGCCCAGGCGTTCGCGCTCTTCGCCGCGGTGTTCATCGCGGCCGATGTCTCGGGCGGCCACGTCAACCCCGCCGTCACCTTCGCCTTCGCCCTCGGCGGCCACATTTCATTTCTGACCGCCGCCCTCTACTGGGCATCCCAGTTGCTCGGCTCCACCTTCGCCTGCTTCATCGTCCACGCCATCTCCGCCGGCCAG GCCGTCCCGACGACAAGAATAGCCGTGGAGATGACCGGGCTCGGCGCGGGGATCATGGAGGCGATGGCCACGTTCTTGGTGGTGTACATGGTTCACGCGGCGTGCGACCCGCGGGCGGGCGGGAGGAGGGGCaccgcggcgacggcgatggggtCTCTGGTCATCGGGCTCGTCACCGGCGCGTGCGTGCTGGCCACGGGCTCGCTCACCGGCGCGTCCATGAACCCCGCGCGCTCATTCGGGCCGGCGGTCGTCAGCGGGGACTTCAAGAACCAGGCCGTGTACTGGGCGGGGCCAATGATCGGCGCGGCTGCTGCGGCGCTGGTGCACCAGAGCTTGGTGTTCCCGCCGGTGCCTGCCCCGTTGCAAGGAACTGTGGACTGTGGAGACGGTGGCTGTGTGATCTGA